A single region of the Labeo rohita strain BAU-BD-2019 chromosome 3, IGBB_LRoh.1.0, whole genome shotgun sequence genome encodes:
- the LOC127156929 gene encoding ferritin, middle subunit-like — MDSQIRQNYDRDCEALINKMVNLELYAGYTYTSMAHYFKRDDVALNGFAKFFKKNSEEEREHAEKFMEFQNKRGGRIVLQDVKKPERDEWDNGLTAMQCALQLEKNVNQALLDLHKVASEKGDPHLCDFLETHYLNEQVEAIKKIGDHITNLSKMDAGNNRMAEYLFDKHTLDGDSS, encoded by the exons ATGGATTCTCAGATTCGTCAGAACTACGACCGCGACTGCGAGGCTTTGATCAACAAGATGGTGAATTTGGAGCTTTATGCAGGCTACACTTACACTTCCATG GCTCACTACTTCAAACGGGATGATGTCGCCCTTAATGGATTTGCCAAGTTCTTCAAGAAGAACAGTGAGGAGGAGCGAGAACATGCCGAGAAGTTCATGGAGTTCCAGAACAAGAGAGGAGGACGCATCGTCCTTCAGGACGTCAAG AAACCTGAGCGTGATGAGTGGGACAATGGACTGACTGCTATGCAGTGCGCTCTTCAGCTGGAGAAGAACGTCAACCAGGCTCTGCTGGACCTGCATAAGGTCGCCTCAGAGAAGGGAGACCCTcat CTGTGTGACTTCCTGGAGACTCACTACCTGAATGAGCAGGTTGAGGCCATCAAGAAGATTGGTGACCACATCACCAACCTTTCCAAGATGGATGCTGGCAACAACAGGATGGCAGAGTACCTGTTTGACAAGCACACCCTGGATGGCGACAGCAGTTAA